The DNA window ATCACTGCGCTCTATCCCAAGCTGGAGAGGATCAAGATCCGGCTTAATCTGGATTTGTATCAGATGTGCTGGTGATTCCTGTATTGTTGATGAATCATGTGTTTTTGAATCTCCAAGACATATATGGTTGATGAGTTAGCTAAAGATGCTTATACTTGTCTTATATTTAGAAATCTTGCTAGATGATTGAGtttcctactgatggcaatagTCAAtatggtttttctcaattagtCTTCTATATCTAGGGATTAGAAATTTCTTTgtatcattttcttgtatttatattgttctttcttctttaatacAAATCTGatcttttaacaaaatttttttttggtaaatatctaAGATGTTTCCTCTGGGAATCCATTTCATTTGAGGTTAAGGGCAAGGTGCAAGACACTTGTATTGATACTCCTCGTAATAGGTTCTTGGTTAGTTCATGGGGTTCACCTACTTGATTTGTAAAGTCCGTTTCTTCTATCGATTAAGGGTGGAATCCAATGCCCTGAAAACCTAAGGGTTCCTCTGCAAGCTTCATCCACAAAAGGTGTCAGAGCCTAAGACCAGGCCGAAAGGCATAGTCGATGGACAACATGTTAATATTCCTATACTACCCCTTGTTAATCTTAAGGGACAAAAGAGGCTAAGTTAACAAAAAGAAGGTCATCGGTTTATCGGATCCTGTACTACCCCTTGttgattgtttattttttcaattcttctattttccttttgctttccCTGGCTTTACTTGTAAAGAGCCCTTTTTAATTCCGTTTGTTAAATATATTGGTTATtcacaattatttttttctttgtttacttATAAAGGACGTTTTCATATTCACACATCATGTTCtctcttttgttgataaacttTTGTTCcacttagccaaaaaaaaaaaaattaataataataataatatcaccCTAAAACCGAGTCCATATCAATCTTGTTATGTATCCGTCTAGGCATATTAGTCCTCTTCATCTTttataattatttgattttttttttctgatttatagccaccccaaaaaaaaaaaaaaaaaaaagaaaaaaatctaattcCTTCTTATTCtttgatgatttttcttccaTCTATGTGAATCGAAGAAAGTTGTGGGCTGCAGTTCTATTCCTTTGGTTTTGCAAGATGGACAAGAATGTTGTGGAGGAAGGCAACTGTAAAAGAAGTGATTCAACTCATCCTGATGCCAACTCTGGTGTGGCTAAAATAGAACCAAGTCAACTACACAATGCTACTGAAAAATATAAGGCAGATGGATGTAACCATTTTTCAATCCGGTAAGCCTCAAACTGGGTTATTCAATATTCTCCTTTTCCTCATAAAACAAATCTCTAGTCTTAATTGCATGTAAATATGCGTGTTAAAATGCCAAGAGTAAGTTATAATATATGTTCATTAGGAGGGTAAGTTATATCTCTTTGGTCTTCTTTGAACATCTATGTCCATTGGAGAGCTTGATGTAGCATTTTACCTTGGCTAATGCATTAGAAAGAGTTGGTGTCACAAGTGGATTCTAAATATGTTGGGTGTTGTCCTAGTGTAGTCGTTCCATTGTGGGCCTTTtggcatttttttccctttgtctTCATTTTTGATTGGGTTgcttttctgctgatggccatgctggATGTGGAAGAGAAGCTCATTGTTCTCTTTCATTCTTTGATCATTATTGTTAATGGTATATACAGTGGCTATGTTGCTGAGGTTCGCAAAAAAGACAAGACGATTTGTTGGCCATTTTCTAATGTTGGTGACCATGAAATAATGGAGGAAGAAATAAAGCTTCCTCCTTTACAAGTTCCTGAATTCAGATGGTGGAAGTGCCAAAACTGTCTGAGAAAGAAGGGTGCCAAAGATACTTCAGATGGAACTGGAGTGGTTACAAATTGTTCCAATAGTGTGTGTGAAACTAAAACTATTCCATCACCTGTGATCCCTTTCCCTTTGTCTTGTGGTGATCCACAAAAGTTGTATTATGGGTTCCAAGAATCATCTGAAGTGAACCTAGTTGATGGTATGAAAACCAGCTCTGATGTTTCTCTCCATGTGGATAAGAAAGAGAAGACAGCTGAAGTAATGAAATCCAGCTCTGATGTTTCTCTCCATGTGGTTAAGAAAGAGAAGACAGATGAAGTACTGGTGGACCCAATCACCAAAGGTATTCTTTAACCCAAACTCCCAGTCCTTGATATTAAAGGAAGTTTAATTATATGactcatcctttttttttcctgcagaTATTCATAAACTTACTGATAATGTTGAGGAAGAGAACAAGAACATGGAAATTTGTGGGCCAACCTATAGTCTGATGGAAGTTGATATTCCAAATGGGGAGAAGGGATGTGGTTTATCTTCTGGTGGAACTGCCAATGTTACACCATCTAAATCAAAGGTTTATAAATTGATTAAGGGTTCCTGTGAAATCCATCAAAAGGAAACTGGGACCCTCAAACCAAAAGGTGATGAATTGGTCAACAGTTCCAAGGAAATCTTTCACACTGAAATGCAAGGAAATGTTATTGCTACTACATCTACATCGAAGGTTTATAAATTGGTTAAGGGTTCCTGTGAATTGGGAGAGAAACTTTGATTTCGCTTCTCTCTTCTGCAGATTGCCATGTTAAAGGTGGAGCTTTGAAGTAAAATATTGCATGTATTGGTGCCGTCTGGAAATGCTTAGATGTAATTTCtgtattcattttatttttaatatgtaCTTTTCTGATCATTagcagaaaaaggaaaaagaaaaaaaaaaggttcctgtgaattttttttttgcttaggGTTCCTGTGAAAGATAAGTGTTCTGTTTATAAAATGCAAACTAAAACTAATAGCAACCGGTTCTGTttgttttgatccattattgaTTTCTTGTAACAGTCCCTTTTCAGTCTAGTCTTGTTttttcatatgaaaaaaaaaatattatattaaattCTATTTATTGTATTTGCGAACATTTACCCCTCCTAGATCTTTCAATAGTGGGAGCTTTGTGCACTAGgatacttttttatttatttatttttatcgaTTTTTATGTTTGTGATCCAAACAGTCAATTCTCTCCCTTTAGTTGTTGCATCAAGGTGCTTTACCTTGTATGCTTTCTCTCAATGACATTTCAAGGTGCTTAAAGCATCATGGTGCTttaccttattattattatcaaagGAAATTTCATTGAGAGAAACATACAAGGTAAAGCACCTTGATGCAACAACTGAAGGGTTTATAGTGAAAGGAGGGGCTCGAAGCCACTACACCCGAGATAGCCAAAGTCTGGATGAATCAGCGGCAAGATAGTCAGAAAGGACATAATTTGAGAAAGAGAttggaaggggggggggttggattTCATGCTGGTCACATCGGATTGTAGCTAGCTTAGCCTTAGAAACTGTGTGGTTAAATGCTGAAATTTTGTTAATGATGAACGGTTGTTGAAGATCAAATGAACCTTTTTTCctaaatttccaaattttccaCATAAGGGAGGTCCAAAGTAGATCAATATGGCCAGGGTCCTCCATGATCTTGTGTTTTGAGTGAATAAAGGCCAACCAATCTCTCATGGTGTTGCCTTGGAATTCAAAGACACTGATGCGTGAAGGGTAGGCTAGCCAACAAGCGGCGGCGTGGGGACATCGCAAGAGAGCATGACAAATGGACTCCTCTTGTTCTCTACAAACTGGGCATAGGGGGCTAATTGCAACCTTTTGATCAATAAAACCTTGTTCACTACTATAACATTGTGTCTGCCTTGGCATAGAAAGATACGAAACTTTGGGGCAATCTTCATTTTCCAAATATTAGTTGACCATAATCGATCCGAGCTAAAGGAAGATGCCATGGATGTGAGGAAGGCCTTGATACTGTATGCCCAAGTTGGACCCACTCTCTCCAAAAACCTCTCCTACGGTCTGCATTGGGCTCTATATAAACTAGAGTGAGGCGAAATCCTGAGTCAGGAGATGTGGCAGTTATTAGAAGACCAATAATATGAACACTGGTTGAGAGAAAAGTAACAGAAAAATCAGAATTCCACCGAGCTGCGATACCCCATGATCGACCTCCGGAGTCAATTGAGAAAGAATCAGTGAATCCGAGTGTGCCTCTAATTTTATTAATTTGTGCAGAAGGTTGTTTAGTTTCCATACCATCTTCCTCCAGCCCGGATCGATTAAACCAGTTGAAACTGATTGAATTGAACCGAAATTGACTGACTCAATTCCTTTTGGAATTAGTTGTTAGAAATTGTTAAAAGAGCCAAACAGACTAAGGGGTGACCATGATTTGAGGTATCGGTGTCAGATCAATCTGTATTAATATCATCAACCATTGATATCCATATTGTGTCGATTCCATATCAGTGAATTGGTATGAATAAGGAGAAAACCCATTATTTCAGAAAAATCAAGGATAAAATTGTCCAATACAATTGATCCATGCCAATATCGTATCAGTTTTGAAGTTAATCGATACTCAATCCGATAACATACACTAAAACCATGCTGATGACCCCTACATTCTCTTTCTGCAGTACTCGGGAATTCAGGTTGTAAAATCgaagaaggtaaaaaaaaatctcgagTTGCAAGCATTGGACATCTTCATGACTTTTGAGGGTTTGGTTATTGTTAAGACAAGATGGAGACATGacagattagggttagggtttctcTCTCGTTTGTGACCACTAATTTTAGGGTTTATATATGTAAAGGCAGTTGTTGACGCATCACCCGAAACAAAAGACATGTAGTGCATTCTCACTCTCTGTCTGTTTATCTGTTACATAGACATTGAACACCAAGCTTATTACGTCACATGACATACGATGactcgatgtgggactaaaatttgcacactctcaccgatctcccaaacaccCTGGTACTTGCCCtattcttagtggggacacctcaccgatctcccaggcagaTTTGATGCTTATCATATTCTTGGGTGTTACAATCTTCCCCCTCTTTCAGCACAGTGTCATAGTTGCGGCCACACACGCTGTCAAGgtttgctttgataccatttgtaacgcccCAACCCCATTAATCTTGTAAAAGAACGATGCTTGGTTACTTAATTAGCTCATGGACCTAAACACATGAGTTTGCGAAATTGCCACTCCACCCttgtgaaaattaaaatccCATCCATATAGATGTTGTTGCATGTTCTCATTGGCCCCACGTTAAAGCTAGGCTACATGACCAAGCAGCGATCTCTCAGCCTTATCATTTACACTTTCACATATTATATTTTAGCATTGTGCCTCCCCCCAAATTGTATTTGCAAGTTTCCCCATAAAAGCTCTCCACGCCTACTCTTAGAAAGAGCACTATTCTTCTTTAGTTAGATAGTTCTCCCATTTCTCAGATACTGAAAGACCTTGGTGGACTCAAAGGTTAATGGCTTAGCGATTCCAGCAGGAAAGTGACTTCTAGGCTCAATTTACTTTGTCTTTCATGCTATAGGGCTGCCCTTGTCTGCGGTGAGAACCAGTAGTGCTTACCATGGATAGAGTAGGacatctctttcattttttaatcAGATAGCGTGGGATATCTCAGGGTCCGGATCACATTCATGTATGAGAATAACCACTCTTGTATGCTTACGATCGACATATATTTGACTCTGCTTGATTCTAGAGACCTATGCTACTGAGAGAAAGATTAAATGGAGTCCATGTGACAATCACAGGATGCATAAAAATGATTCTTATATGTGAATGTGATTCAAACTCGACATTTCTCTTTCAAAGATATCGTGATGACTGATgaccatggtttgaggtatcAATATCATATCAATCCATCAACATTGTTAACAATCGATACCAATATTGTGCCGATACCATATTGGTGAAACAGTAAggacaaagaaaacccaatgTTCAGGGAAAATCAGGGTAAAATTGTTCAATATGGCTGATCTATGCTGATAGCATATCGGTTTTGAAGTTAACCTATAGTCGATCCGATACGGTGCACTAAAACGATGCTAATGACcacactctttctctctctctctctctctctctctacagtaCTCGGGAATTTTAAGGCGGGAAAATGGCAGAATTTCTGttgtaaaggaaaaaagaaacatgaaatttgtagagcctctctctctctcttctacatacACACAACACACGCGCTTATTACGTtacgatgaggatgaggatgaaatGGATAGGCGAGATTTTATTACGTTCCTTAAACGGACAACAAAAAAGGTTATAAAAAGAGAATTATAGTGACACTCTTctcacttccaagttccaaccctaaaaaaaccctagaactGCTACGATTTCCGCCTACTTCCCACTGCAGTTCTACTGAAACAGTCCCGAATTTTCGTGGGTACCCGTTCCTGAGTCATCACTCATCAAGCCCTTGTGAGTACCGATCGTTTAGCCTGATAAATTTGGACTTTGTACAGTAATTTCTGATTCTTCTCTCTAATTCCTCTTTGATCTTCTTTTTGAGTAGTTACATTCTATCAAATGATGACCGGTACAAGCTGTGGTTGAGTTTAGCTTCATTTCTCCTCCATTTTTGGGCTTCCTTATATCTCATCTGCTTGTCTATCACATCCTTCACTTCAGATTTTTTTGCTTTAGTTCTCATCTTATCGGGGGTACAGTGATCTGTCCTTTAGTGTTTCTTGTATGAGGAACAGTGATCTGACATCTTCTGCCATAAGAACCATAAGAAGTTATGGCATTCGGGGCTGAAGTTCTAGTTTATGGTGCAATTTCCTTCTCCTGGAATTGTTTTAGCTATGCGTCTCTTGATCATATAATAGACTACCACAATATTTCATATTCAATCTCATGTTCTCTCTTCTATTAATAAAGCCGTGGTCTCAGGTAGGCCCAGGTGTCTGGCTTAGTGGCTTGTTTGGGCAGTCTTTATCCCTTCCTTTCCTCTTTGGTTTCCTTCCACCTCGTTTTGGCTATAGGGATAGCCCATTGATTTTGTTGAGAAAGTTTCttgttttctattattattattattattatttattatttctatgtattttttattttgtttgatcTGGAAATTCCCAGATGTAAATCCTATACATCCTTTATATTTTtaaactatatatataatttactaacatttagcaaaaaaatgatGATATCACACTCTAattcctctttatttttttattctttttcttccatctttgTGAATC is part of the Macadamia integrifolia cultivar HAES 741 chromosome 9, SCU_Mint_v3, whole genome shotgun sequence genome and encodes:
- the LOC122089981 gene encoding protein EMBRYONIC FLOWER 1-like isoform X1 translates to MVDRYGPKLWAAVLFLWFCKMDKNVVEEGNCKRSDSTHPDANSGVAKIEPSQLHNATEKYKADGCNHFSIRGYVAEVRKKDKTICWPFSNVGDHEIMEEEIKLPPLQVPEFRWWKCQNCLRKKGAKDTSDGTGVVTNCSNSVCETKTIPSPVIPFPLSCGDPQKLYYGFQESSEVNLVDGMKTSSDVSLHVDKKEKTAEVMKSSSDVSLHVVKKEKTDEVLVDPITKDIHKLTDNVEEENKNMEICGPTYSLMEVDIPNGEKGCGLSSGGTANVTPSKSKVYKLIKGSCEIHQKETGTLKPKGDELVNSSKEIFHTEMQGNVIATTSTSKVYKLVKGSCELGEKL
- the LOC122089981 gene encoding protein EMBRYONIC FLOWER 1-like isoform X2; translation: MDKNVVEEGNCKRSDSTHPDANSGVAKIEPSQLHNATEKYKADGCNHFSIRGYVAEVRKKDKTICWPFSNVGDHEIMEEEIKLPPLQVPEFRWWKCQNCLRKKGAKDTSDGTGVVTNCSNSVCETKTIPSPVIPFPLSCGDPQKLYYGFQESSEVNLVDGMKTSSDVSLHVDKKEKTAEVMKSSSDVSLHVVKKEKTDEVLVDPITKDIHKLTDNVEEENKNMEICGPTYSLMEVDIPNGEKGCGLSSGGTANVTPSKSKVYKLIKGSCEIHQKETGTLKPKGDELVNSSKEIFHTEMQGNVIATTSTSKVYKLVKGSCELGEKL